The genome window atacaaaaaacgcCTATGccaaataaagaaattattccCATATTTCCGACTATTCAGTTTTTAGGAACTGGCTGCGCTATACCATCCAAATATAGAAATGTTTCAGggattttatatcaaaatgacGAAACTGCTATACTGTTAGATTGCGGTGAAGACACTTTTTCACAAATTGAGAGGATGTTTGGTAATCtcgatttattaaaaaaaattgaaataatttatatttctcACTCCCATGCTGATCACATGCTTGGAatagcaaaaatattaaaagagtGCACAAAACACGTGTTTATAGTCGGACCTGATAATATTAAAGCATATTTAGAGTATTTtggatttaattttacatatgatGATATATCAATGGAACAACAAGATGTTTATGATATCGGGACAAAAACGTCACTTTCTTATATACTACACaagaaatttacatttatttcaacagCAACGGCAAAAAATATAAGTAAAGATTTTTACAACAATTCCTATGAGGAATCTTCTTCTTTAGAAAAGTTCATaattacgaaaaaaataaatgggttcctTTTTAAGTTGTGCGGTTGCATTCATGATAACAGTTCAACTTCAGTCTCAATATTTGATCAATCTAACGataaaacattttcatataGTGGAGATACAATTCCAAGTAGACTTTTTGCTTTTATGTCGTTGAACAATGATGTTTTGATTCACGAGGCCTCTTTTAATATTGGGCAAGAAGAGCATGCAGCTAAAACATTTCATTCTATAAAACAACAAGCAAATGAAATCTTTAAACTTTCTAATGCTAAACAATTACTActaacacatttttctaatagaAACCAAAATGATGATTTTGATGCAGAAAATGAATTAGAGTGTGTTGGAGATTTTTActcttttaattttacttaaacaaaaattaaaactaaaatcaAGACAACATTTACATGACGCAGGCTTTAAACACGATTATATTTAACGTGTATTTGCCAAAAAGGTTATTTCATCACTATTAGAAACATATAAtagcaaattaaataaaagcagGATATATATTCTCTTGTGCCATCTTCTATGGCACAGCTCTTTGCCAATTAAGGATTTAGACAATaaggatatttatttaaattatattaatcgaGGATTAAGGGCCATATATAATAGACTTTAATAAATACGCATGTTTACTTCAAACTCTTACTATTAATAAATGCATTATCATTTATTGATTTCACAtaaaaaagtacgtattttttaaaCAGTTTATTCTTTTTGATCTATAAATCAAAGTGTTGTGAACTCTATTAAATCTAAATGAAATGGGTTTTCTTTATGACCAAATTCTTAAAAGAGGTGGTACTTGCGCCATCTCCGATGTTAAAGACAGCGATTACATTAGAATGTTGAATTAAATCTAAATTGCCAGCATCTTctgcttttaattaatttggcacatcaatatttaatttaagtgcttaataatttaattaattaccaaCAACTAAATTGAACTTTTAATAATTGCCGTAGATTATACTTATGTCgacatattttaataacatattgatagtaaacaaaatacaatatttttatgtaaaatagcttttcgtttaaatatagttggacataaatattatacttaaataaatacgcaTGTTTACCTCAGACTCTTACTATTATTAAATCAAAgaagtattaattaatttcggattaaatctattttaagtaagacttttttataataaatgaaaatttgttaccatttaaaacattataattaacgtttaatataatttaaatacttttgtaaaataccatttttaaatctaaaaaaaaaccgcaaatattaaataaatcgttTACTTCTTTTTAGGAGCGGATTTTCCTGTCTTTCTTCCATTAGATTTAGTTCTTTGTCCTCTTACTCTGAGACCTGCAGCAAGTCTAAGCATTCTAATTTCTTTAGACTTTTTACCCTTCTCAATACGCATTCTAAGATCACCATCTAGTTTAATACCTACAAGTTGTGAGTCCAGGCCATCGATAACATCTTTTTGATGATTGAGCATGTAATCTGGAATTCCAAATTCAATTGGGCTGTTAATAACTTGTTGAATTTTACTAATTTCTTCTTGAGAAAGTTCTCCTGCTCTTTTATTTAGAGAAATACCAGACCTTTTAACAATTGCAGTTCCAAATCTGAGACCGATTCCTCTAATTCCTGTAAGTGCAAAAGCTGTCTTCTTGGTTCCGTCAATATTGGTGTTATATAAACGAATAATTTGCTGTATTTGCTCAGCATTAAATTGGGCTGCTCTTGGATTTGCCATGGGTCCTCGctgtttgaaaaattttacagcaaaattttaaagCCCAATAATGGCAAAGATTCTTACAAAGACATGGAAGCAATACAAATCAAAGAAACCCATGTGTTTATTGAGTGTAGAAGATAGGAAAAGAATAAGAGAAGAGAGAAAAGCAAGATCACAAGAAGCTAAAGGGAAAGCAACAACTATCCAAGATAAGAAAAGGGAATTTTATCAGAACTTGAAACAACAGAAAGAAgacaaaaaacttaaaaaaaagttgaacaaagcaaataaataattttttaatatcttttaGTTGAAAACGGCTATAAGAGGgccatttattaaataatatttgattaaataggtataattttcccattttttatgtaaaaacatagCTTCCCTTTTCAATTTGCTATTTGTCAAATTTACTGCtgaagataatcataaaaagagtatttattaaatagtattagcTATAATCTGTCCTTTACTAAAATTGGACATCAGTAGAAAGTCATAAagttgctaaaaaaaattatttagcaactaaattttaaatttagaaaatttgtttaattcaatagttttttaaattttttgtgaGGGTTTAAAATGTCTCCTTGAAATTACACCATAAAAACACTATGTTCAACATATTTTCGCGTATTTAATGATTTAAATGTTACATttctttgattattttttttatattttgtcttaaaatctaatatgataattataaaaactgtatttatttaaaagttggaTATTTTTAAAAGGATTTAATGACATATGGGTAACGTTAacag of Arctopsyche grandis isolate Sample6627 unplaced genomic scaffold, ASM5162203v2 HiC_scaffold_386, whole genome shotgun sequence contains these proteins:
- the LOC143922108 gene encoding uncharacterized protein LOC143922108, which encodes MANPRAAQFNAEQIQQIIRLYNTNIDGTKKTAFALTGIRGIGLRFGTAIVKRSGISLNKRAGELSQEEISKIQQVINSPIEFGIPDYMLNHQKDVIDGLDSQLVGIKLDGDLRMRIEKGKKSKEIRMLRLAAGLRVRGQRTKSNGRKTGKSAPKKK